The following is a genomic window from Pseudophryne corroboree isolate aPseCor3 chromosome 3, aPseCor3.hap2, whole genome shotgun sequence.
ggtatacaattatggacggactgcccagtgccgacacagaggtagctacagccgtggactaccgtactgtactgtgtctgctgctaatatagactggttgataaagagatgtagtagtagtatgtatgtataaagaagaaagaaaaaaaaaccacgggtaggtggtatacaattatggacggactgcccagtgccgacacagaggtagctacagccgtggactaccgtactgtactgtgtctgctgctaatatagactggttgataaagagatgtagtagtagtatgtatgtataaagaagaaaaaaaaaccacgggtaggtggtatacaattatggacggactgcccagtgccgacacagaggtagctacagccgtggactaccgtactgtactgtgtctgctgctaatatagactggttgataaagagatgtagtagtagtatgtatgtataaagaagaaaaaaaaaccacgggtaggtggtatacaattatggacggactgcccagtgccgacacagaggtagctacagccgtggactaccgtactgtactgtgtctgctgctaatatagactggttgataaagagatgtagtagtagtagtatgtatgtataaagaagaaagaaaaaaaaaccacgggtaggtggtatacaattatggacggactgcccagtgccgacacagaggtagctacagacgtggactaccgtactgtactgtgtctgctgctaatatagactggttgataaagagatgtagtagtagtatgtatgtataaagaagaaagaaaaaaaaaccacgggtaggtggtatacaattatggacggactgcccagtgccgacacagaggtagctacagccgtggactaccgtactgtactgtgtctgctgctaatatagactggttgataaagagatgtagtagtagtagtatgtatgtataaagaagaaagaaaaaaaaaccacgggtaggtggtatacaattatggacggactgccgagtgccgacacagaggtagctacagccgtggactaccgtactgtactgtgtctgctgctaatatagactggttgataaagagatgtagtagtagtatgtatgtataaagaagaaagaaaaaaaaaccacgggtaggtggtatacaattatggacggactgccgagtgccgacacagaggtagctacagccgtgaactaccgtactgtgtctgctgcgacaggatgataaataatgatataaaaaatatatatatatcactactgcagccggacaggtatatattatataatgacggacctgctggacactgtctgtcagcagaatgagttttttatagaattaaaaaaaaaacaccacacaagtgaagtcacacgatgagtgtttaactttttcaggcaatcacaatatagtatactatactactaactatactggtggtcagtgtggtcaggtcactggtcagtcacactggcagtggcactcctgcagcaaaagtgtgcactgtttaattttaataataatatgtactcctggctcctgctataacctataactggcactgcagtgctccccagtctcccccacaattataagatgtgtgagctgagcacagtcagatacgagtgtttaactttttcaggcaatcacaatatagtatactatactactaactatactggtggtcagtgtggtcaggtcactggtcagtcacactggcagtggcactcctgcagcaaaagtgtgcactgtttaattttaataataatatgtactcctggctcctgctataacctataactggcactgcagtgctccccagtctcccccacaattataagatgtgtgagctgagcacagtcagatatatacatagatgatgcagcacactgggctgagcagtgcacacagatatggtatgtgactgagtcactgtgtatcgtttttttcaggcagagaacggatatattaaataaaactgcactgtctggtggtcactgtggtcagtcactagtaaactctgaactctctacagttctacagtactcctaagctccagtaaatcaggtcaatctctctctctctctcttctaatctaaatggagaggacgccagccacgtcctctccctatcaatctcaatgcacgtgtgaaaatggcggcgacgcgcggctccttatatagaatccgagtctcgcgagaatccgacagcgtcatgatgacgttcgggcgcgctcgggttaaccgagcaaggcgggaagatccgagtcgctcggacccgtgaaaaaaaacatgaagttcgtgcgggttcggattcagagaaaccgaacccgctcatctctaattacaatatgAAATGTAAAGCAAATGACAAAGATTTTGTAGTTATTAATAAAACTGTATTTTACATAATTACTGTACAATGTTTCAGTAAATGCAGCCTTTTCGTACTGGTATGGAGATGCTAATTTTACGACTTCCATCCACCTGAATGCTCTAGAAAGCAGGTAACATTACCGCAACCACAGGGGATGCTGTTCCTCATACCTGCAGATACGGCCAGGCATGGCACATGAAAGAAGTCTTAAAATAACTTTACTAATAAATGACAGCCATACACTTGCTATGTTTTGCTGTAGATATTGTATGTGACAGTGATTGTGAAACCATGGAAAAGCTTCTAGAAGTTCCAGTTTAAGACAATCCTGTTTTTCCTCCCACTGCAAAGCTCAGAATGATTATTTTCCTATAATTGAATTTCCTATTACACCTTGACAACAAGATTTGTTTCCAATAAATGCTGCAGATGTGAGCGAGTGGTGTCTGAAGTCACATGAGTAGCCTAGATTTCTGCTGCAATGTATGTGAGCATCCATGACTGGTAGCACATCAGTCCACCGCTAGAATGTAGTTCTAGAATGCATTATACAGCTTATACATGGTATGGTACACATCAAATCAAGAAGAACAGAGGTGTGTGCTGTCATTGTGTATTCAAAGAGAGGACCCATTGTTCAAGCCTACTGCCTGCACTTGGTGTGTCCTTAGCTGTCATGTCCACCAAAATTTCAGAGACCGGGAAGCAAAAGACGCCTTCTAAATCCCTTGTAAACGTGCCTGTATTCTCTTTGGCTTCTGCGTGAAGTTTTTACAGTATTTATATTGATTGTCCACATCGGTTTCCTCTTCACTGTTGCTGTTAACATATGTCTTGCCCAGTATCTGAACTTGGTGATCCAGGCAATACTGGACCATGCATGACTGATAGTGGCTTTTTCTCAGGCTCCTCCAGAACCTCTGGACTATTTTTTTTCTGCCCTGTGCACCTCTGTACCCATAACTTCAATTCTCGTTTCACATTGTTGTTTAGGAGGCCATAGATGACTGGGTTAATACATGTAGAAATCATGGCAAGCAGGTGACACAATGAGAAGATAAGATCGTGGTAGCACACGTTGATTAGACTGTGGTCCCATTCCACCATAATATTAAAAATTTGAAGTGGCAAGTAACAAACTGCAAATGCTCCAACCATAGAGGCTAGCATGAGATTAACCTTTCTCATATGACTGTAGCTTCTTCCAAATAGACCCTCCCTGTGACGCAAGTGCACAGAGATACGGCAGTAGCAGGCCACTATGAAACCTAGCGGTACCACATACTGCAGGAGCAGTAGAGTCACAGTGTAGGCTCTCCTCTGCTCTACTGACACCCAGTACTCAACACATAAAGACTTGTCTGCAAGGGGGTCCATGGCCACTGACATATTTTTGTAAGCACTATTATTCAAGTCTGCAGAGTAGACTAGTGGCAAAGCTAGAAGGCAGGCCAGACTCCAGACAAGCAGTACCGCTGTGTAAGCTTGAGGGACACTGGGTTTCCAGCCTGTGTGGTGTAGAATTAGTTGATGCCTCTCTAAGGCAATTAGCACTAGGATCATGATGGAAACAGTGAGCGATGCACATTGAACAAAATTAGTTATCTTGCATAGCCACCTGCCAAAAATCCAATAATCCATAATTGTGTAAACAACTGAGAAAGGCAAGCAGAAGATGCCTACAAGAATGTCTGAAAAGGCCAAGTTAGCTATAAGGATGTGTGTAACATTCCCCTTCTCCTTTCTCCGGCAGATGACATATATCAGGGAGCTGTTTCCTAGCAGGCAAAGAAATATTAGCAGACTGTATGATGTTACTAGAAAGGGGGTTATGTCAGGAGAATGCCAACATTGATTCTTCATTGAATTCTCAAACAGGAGGGCAGCAGAAGACTTGTCGAAGAATACTGTATAATTCATTTTCATCCTGGgcactgtttaaaaaaaataaaaatagaatgtaTTAGGTACAAGCTTGCAAAAACATTTGTCTAATTAATATTCATCCTGCATTATTATAGTGGGATCAACCTTGCAAACGTGCAGCAAATGATTAAATGAATAATTAAAAAATCAATGAATAGCAAGATTAATGTTGAACAGTTGATCCCAGTTTACCCATAAAACCTGATAAATGACTTTTAGGCTGACAGAAGACTCGCATTACATTTGTTTTTCGCCTTTAACCTGAAAATGTTCATTAGGGTTCCTAGTGCATCCAGTACTGTGCCCCATGCAGtattagagtgggaatagaacctgtggcgagccaccgagcccgctgcatgGCGAGCTACCGAGCACGCATTTATGGCgaacgcagcaagcctgcaaggagaTTCTTTGTGCTCACCCTCCCCCGCCGGCCATCTACcagccaggattccggcgtcggtattccgcCGGTCATACATACCCAACCCTTTGAAACTGTAGCAAATGTAAATTTGCTTCCGCCACATATACTTGCTTTGGGAATGTGTAGCTTGACCTTCAATGTTTAATATGTTTATATGCTGTTtataatatttattaaaataatattgAAATTTACTATTTGCGCTTCTAATTGAGAAAAACATTTTATTGCCCTTTTATACAGCAGAAGTTGTCCTGGCAATGAGTAGTGGCCAGGAAGAGACAGGGGTATAATCAATTGCGGTAGAAttgccgaaattgtcgaaaaacgggtcattttcgacacaaaaaacctgttgaatttgattcgacaattcaatacagtacttttcgacaaaaaacctgccgtttaatTTTCGACTTTTTGtaattcgacattttttcaattcgacatgtctgcaatgttaaagtgcggcttttcgacaaaagtatattcaactgaagaatgtcgattcgacaacagtgcttttcgacagtcatttagtctatttcattccgcctcatttttctgtcgtgatctaatacttggtttgtctatttaggagccacaagtattatttcatcgattttttaaaagaatattttttttttttttactaactacaataacaTGGAGAGAtcagtttttcagttggaaggggtgttgaaagtattaaaattcctgaaaaaaattgcgtggggtcccccctcctaagcataaccagcctcgggctctttgagccggtcctggttgtaaaaatacggggaaaaaattgactgtggttctcccatatttaaacaaccagcaccgggctctgcgcctgatcctggtgcaaaaaatacgggggacaaaagatgtaggggtaccccgtattttttacaccagcactgggctccactagtcagagagataatgctacagccgggggacacttttatataggtccctgtggccgtggcattaaatccccaactagtcacccctggccggggtaccctggaggagtggcggcccctttaatcaaggggtccccccctccagccacccaagggccaggggtgaagcccgaggctgtcccccccatccaagggcggcggatggggggctgatagccttttgtgacagaaaaaaaaaatattgttttttgtagcagaaccacaagtccaagcaagcctcacctgcaagcttgtacttggagaaccacaagtaccagcatgtgggggggaaacggtcccgctggtacctgtagttctactacaaaaaaatacccccaaaaaaacacaacgcacacaccgtgacagtacaactttattacatacatgcacacctacatacacacatacttacctatgttgacacaaagctgtcggtcctcttctccagtagaatccaggggtacctgtaaataaaaatgatactcacaataatcctgtgtagatcggtcctcttgctGTTTGTAAGCCACGTACTTGGTTAAAAAAAAACAACGaacaacccgaaccacgcactgaaaggggtaccatgtttacacatgggacccctttctccgactggTGGgatcccccgtgactgctgtcaaagagggtcccttcagccaatcagggagcgccacatcatggcactctcctgattggctgtgcacgcctGAACTGTCagccaggcggcgcactcgagatacaatgtagcgcattggtgctccattgtatccaatggtgggaactttgcggtcagcggtagaccgcgaggttatgtggggtcactcttgtggtctaccgctgactgcaaagttcctgcTAATATCACTTCCTTCAAAGTATGAGAAGTCTTTATGGAAGAAGGACACCTCCACCTAACAGAAGTCCCCTTTTCAGAAGCTACCTGGAACTCCGCCCACACAACCGCGTAATCAGACAGCGTTATAGGCTCGATCTCAGCCCTAGAGATTTGCAGAAGTAAAGCTATAGACGATAATATGTAGTCTATTCTAGACAGCCGGCCAGTCGCAGGCAACAGGCAGGAGTATTCCCTGTCAGTCGGATGCAACGTGCGCCAGGAAACCAAAAGTTGGAGCTTCTGTGAAAACTCAGGGACTCCTAGTTTAGGAAGCTCAAGTGTCGGAGGGAGTACTGTGTGTCTATCTAGTTGCGGGATAGAGACAAGATTCAAGTCTCCACACAAAACAATAGTTAAATGCAAGTATGGAAGCAGTATGGAATTAATTTTCATCAAAAATGCTAATGAATATACATTTGGTGCATATATGGAGACACAGACAAACCTCATCTTTTCATAGTTCAAATTGCACATAACATACCAACCCATTGGGTCTATAATTATATCAGAGACTTCAACCTGAACAGAGGATTTGGCTATGATGGCCACCCCTCTTGCTTTTGAATTATAGGAAGCTGACGTGAGAACCTTCCAACCCAGAATATTCAATTTAAGGATCTCGCTCTGGATAGGGTGCGTCTCCTGTAAACAAACTATGTCTAATCGCAACTTATGTAAGTACATGAGGACACATTTACGCTTCTTATGGGAGTTAAAGCCTCCCACATTCCAGCTACCTATTTTCATAGCCATGGTCCCATCTCCGGGAATATGCACAGAAACACAATGACGTATTTGGCAATATCTCCATAAAGTACAATGATTTTGGAAAACCATTAAGCCTATATTGGCTCAGGGCTGGCAGTATAAACCATGGTGGTAAGATGTGTGGGAAAAGAGAGGGAAAAGCATAAAAGGAACGCTCGCatagaaaaaaaagaaataaatacgcAACAGCAACAAGAACATAATAGGTAAAACTTCAATACAAATTAAGCAGCAACATTCTGCTTAGAGTAGGATCTGCAATGCAGTTGCTCCCGCAGCCGGCCATCTATCCAGCTTTACGGAGACAATAGGGGTTGGCAACGGGTTTCTAGGGTATCTGTAGGAAGAAAAGTACAGCTGAGCCTAGAGCCTAGCAAAAGACAGTATGGGGGGAAGGGTGTAAACCCACTTCCAAAATATATCTATGTCACATATCACATATAAGCTGAAAATGGAAAAAAGGATTAGCTTCAAATTCATATATCCAACATTTAGAGATAATAAACCTCATATATTATCTTCAAAGAGAAAATGTCCGAAAGCATATGAAACAACGGTCATCATCACATGGGTAAGACATAAAACCGCCTAGGGAACGTCCCAAAAAGTATCAAGAAAAGTCAAATCGGACATCTCGTGAAAAGACCCTAATAAAACTTATCCAGCAGTGTATGAGAAGCAGCCAGAATCAGCTAGGTCCGAGGTATGCCTCTGGATCAATTATAcatagacatatagattggtaaatgctcaattagcttagtgatatcattcaggtgctcgaaaggaaggggtatttctgagcaagaaaaaaagcaattgtttccccagcacactgaatggataacagtaaccagatataaatcccacatgataatagaattcagagatcttcgttacacatatttgcgcaaatgtgtggttaagccccaaagccgcatcaaggcctctctgtttatttggggtccctagcgctatatctaggtgcagggtgtggcaccccaaaacaccagaatgagccagaaagcacagcgtgacataccagtgtaaaaaactatagtgttaataaattagtatttaggaagccgaagctatagagggggtgatacaaacatgaaatgtaattaaaatagagaaatagtgttagaaaattaataagtgaaaagtgttaatagaatgtaaaggtatgccacactaaagccatccagctcagccagtccagaggcaccacacctcacacctccattaccccaatctgggtctaatattaaccagcaaggagtcacatgataatggtaaccagatataaatcccacatgataatagaattcagagatcttcgttacacatatttgcgcaaatgtgtggttaagccccaaagccgcatcaaggcctttatatctggttactgttatccattcagtgtgctggggaaacaattgctttttttcttgctcagaaataccccttcctttcgagcacctgaatgatatcactaagctaattgagcatttaccaatctatatgtctgttgtgagaggcagagaggtttctgcattaggaggaggtgcaggccctgacatgccacatggagcattatggggttgctccaaggtaagtagctcttagcttagacatattttagtaaggagccattatcatgtgactccttgctggttaatattagacccagattggggtaatggaggtgtgaggtgtggtgcctctggactggctgagctggatggctttagtgtggcatacctttacattctattaacacttttcacttattaattttctaacactatttctctattttaattacatttcatgtttgtatcaccccctctatagcttcggcttcctaaatactaatttattaacactatagttttttacactggtatgtcacgctgtgctttctggctcattctggtgtttt
Proteins encoded in this region:
- the LOC135057546 gene encoding neuropeptide Y receptor type 4-2-like; the protein is MKMNYTVFFDKSSAALLFENSMKNQCWHSPDITPFLVTSYSLLIFLCLLGNSSLIYVICRRKEKGNVTHILIANLAFSDILVGIFCLPFSVVYTIMDYWIFGRWLCKITNFVQCASLTVSIMILVLIALERHQLILHHTGWKPSVPQAYTAVLLVWSLACLLALPLVYSADLNNSAYKNMSVAMDPLADKSLCVEYWVSVEQRRAYTVTLLLLQYVVPLGFIVACYCRISVHLRHREGLFGRSYSHMRKVNLMLASMVGAFAVCYLPLQIFNIMVEWDHSLINVCYHDLIFSLCHLLAMISTCINPVIYGLLNNNVKRELKLWVQRCTGQKKNSPEVLEEPEKKPLSVMHGPVLPGSPSSDTGQDIC